The Thunnus albacares chromosome 11, fThuAlb1.1, whole genome shotgun sequence genome contains a region encoding:
- the si:ch211-160b11.4 gene encoding uncharacterized protein si:ch211-160b11.4 has translation MKTLVILSLGLAVALGLPVLVPDVVQKPVLTEEEKNPLLGDSVPVQGHVVVEDPAPQVRLGSIEQQEKVAPDTDQSPLNVQVKKDSILEQEVEVKPEDKVDSELKTEEEVKVEGDVKVDPKAKADTEVHLNPEVMAELEVKVKPEDKMDPELNVDQDSKVESEVKVEPDVQWEPEVKPQEVQEEIQMEMNHDEETETGLEIEERHIDMEGRNEMDDDNMFEEQLSDTEQGLMGRSNNVLDEKPIMELEPETREEHFLDQQVMPGSAIMDEGPALDIMGQQIQPLGHYFPNEEAVMGMELANQRNSDYLMMEGAGNEFVREEDSPMDGMPLFEEPAMEDSPLFDEGVQNGVVPERENRTLLRQEIGNPVERRSAKATRQCSCPGVVLERKCYQFFRGPKRASDAEYFCQTLSPGGHLASITSQYIHREVMNLMWRQNGAYTRSWIGGLRYLETGRFIWLDGSPWSYADWLSGEPNDTANVEDCLEVVSFGNGKFNDFTCWEPQAFICSFPY, from the exons AAGAACCCTTTGCTGGGAGATTCGGTTCCCGTGCAGGGTCATGTCGTGGTGGAGGATCCTGCGCCACAGGTCAGACTAGGCTCCATAGAGCAGCAGGAAAAAGTAGCACCAGACACAGACCAAAGTCCTCTGAATGTCCAGGTCAAAAAAGATAGCATTTTGGAACAAGAGGTTGAAGTAAAGCCAGAAGACAAGGTGGATTCAGAGCtcaaaacagaggaagaagtTAAGGTGGAGGGAGACGTTAAGGTAGATCCAAAAGCTAAAGCAGATACAGAAGTACACCTGAATCCAGAAGTTATGGCAGAGCTAGAGGTTAAAGTAAAGCCAGAAGACAAGATGGATCCAGAGCTCAACGTAGACCAAGATTCAAAGGTGGAATCAGAGGTTAAGGTGGAACCAGATGTTCAGTGGGAGCCTGAAGTAAAGCCGCAAGAGGTTCAAGAGGAGATTCAGATGGAGATGAACCATGACGAGGAGACTGAAACCGGTCTGGAGATTGAAGAAAGGCACATTGACATGGAGGGAAGAAACGAAATGGATGACGACAACATGTTTGAAGAGCAGCTGAGCGATACAGAGCAAGGGCTTATGGGTAGGAGCAATAATGTTTTAGATGAAAAACCAATCATGGAACTCGAACCCGAGACGAGAGAGGAGCACTTTCTGGATCAACAGGTCATGCCAGGTTCTGCTATAATGGATGAAGGGCCAGCGTTGGACATAATGGGGCAGCAGATTCAACCTTTAGGGCACTATTTCCCAAATGAAGAGGCTGTGATGGGGATGGAGCTTGCAAACCAGCGTAACTCGGACTATCTGATGATGGAGGGAGCAGGGAATGAGTTTGTCAGGGAGGAGGACTCTCCAATGGATGGCATGCCACTGTTTGAGGAGCCAGCAATGGAAGACAGTCCTCTGTTTGACGAAGGTGTTCAGAATGGTGTGGTGCCTGAAAGAGAAAATAGGACTTTGCTGCGGCAGGAAATTGGAAACCCTGTAGAGAGAAGATCAGCAAAAG CCACAAGGCAGTGCTCTTGTCCTGGTGTGGTACTGGAGAGGAAGTGTTACCAGTTCTTCAGAGGACCAAAGAGGGCTTCAGATGCTGAG TACTTCTGCCAGACACTTTCCCCTGGTGGCCACCTGGCCTCCATCACAAGTCAATACATCCACAGAGAGGTGATGAACCTGATGTGGCGGCAAAACGGAGCATACACACGCTCCTGGATTGGAGGACTACGATAtttggag ACTGGTCGCTTTATCTGGTTGGATGGATCCCCCTGGAGCTATGCTGATTGGCTGTCAGGGGAGCCCAATGACACAGCAAACGTGGAGGACTGTCTGGAAGTGGTGTCATTTG gAAATGGGAAGTTCAATGACTTCACATGCTGGGAACCTCAAGCATTCATCTGCTCCTTCCCTTATTAG